The Halarchaeum grantii genome includes a window with the following:
- the cofC gene encoding 2-phospho-L-lactate guanylyltransferase gives MRTLVPFDATDPKTRLAGLFTPSERRDLAGVLLADVLAALRAAGGDPLVVATESVDCAAPVVVDERPLSEAVNARLDAGTAVVMADLALATPRALARFFAADGDVVLAPGLGGGTNALVVRDDAFAVDYHGTSYLDHLRAAHEGGLSVREFDATRLALDVDERADLADVLVRGEGEAGAWLREAGVRLDRTGGRTTVTRSE, from the coding sequence ATGCGGACGCTCGTTCCGTTCGACGCCACGGACCCGAAGACGCGCCTCGCGGGACTGTTCACCCCGTCGGAGCGACGCGACCTCGCGGGCGTGCTGCTCGCGGACGTCCTCGCGGCGCTCCGCGCGGCGGGCGGCGACCCGCTCGTCGTCGCGACCGAGTCGGTCGACTGCGCGGCGCCCGTCGTCGTGGACGAGCGGCCGCTGAGCGAGGCGGTGAACGCCCGTCTCGACGCGGGGACGGCGGTGGTGATGGCCGACCTCGCGCTCGCGACGCCGCGCGCGCTGGCGCGCTTCTTCGCGGCGGACGGCGACGTGGTGCTCGCCCCGGGTCTCGGCGGCGGGACGAACGCGCTCGTCGTTCGGGACGACGCCTTCGCGGTCGACTACCACGGCACGTCCTACCTCGACCACCTCCGGGCCGCCCACGAGGGCGGGCTGTCGGTTCGGGAGTTCGACGCGACGCGGCTCGCGCTCGACGTGGACGAGCGTGCGGACCTCGCGGACGTGCTGGTGCGCGGGGAGGGCGAGGCGGGCGCGTGGCTCCGCGAGGCGGGCGTCCGCCTCGACCGGACGGGCGGGCGGACGACCGTCACCCGAAGCGAGTAA
- the cofG gene encoding 7,8-didemethyl-8-hydroxy-5-deazariboflavin synthase subunit CofG, with product MFPGVEEYGVDVHVADRDVERALAVRPDDVEAADELSFARNVFVPLTTACRYTCTYCTYYDPPGQASLMTPEGIRETCRRGADAGCTEALFTFGDDPDDRYTEIHAELAELGHDSIHTYLREACEIALDEGLLPHSNPGDQTHAEMAAVADVNASMGVMLETTAEVRAHGGPRSKVPGQRLNTIANAGKLDVPFTTGILVGIGETWRDRAESLLAIRDLHERYGHVQEVIVQPVSDNERWHEGSPSLATMRRAVAMARDVLPDSVSVQVPPNLFDAREVVDCGVDDLGGVSPVTDDHVNPDYAWPALRELEAVAEHAGVPLAERLPTYERFLESERWTSERIRSALEATDEAGERYRAVRAGATGAAD from the coding sequence GTGTTCCCGGGAGTCGAGGAGTACGGGGTGGACGTGCACGTCGCGGACCGCGACGTGGAGCGCGCGCTGGCGGTGCGACCGGACGACGTCGAGGCCGCCGACGAGCTCTCGTTCGCGCGCAACGTCTTCGTGCCGCTGACGACGGCGTGTCGCTACACCTGCACGTACTGCACCTACTACGACCCGCCCGGGCAGGCGTCGCTGATGACGCCCGAGGGGATACGCGAGACGTGTCGGCGCGGCGCCGACGCGGGCTGTACGGAGGCGCTGTTCACCTTCGGCGACGACCCGGACGACCGGTACACGGAGATCCACGCCGAACTCGCGGAGCTCGGCCACGACTCCATCCACACGTACCTCCGGGAGGCGTGCGAAATCGCGCTCGACGAGGGCCTCCTCCCGCACTCGAATCCGGGCGACCAGACGCACGCGGAGATGGCGGCCGTCGCGGACGTGAACGCCTCGATGGGCGTGATGCTGGAGACGACCGCGGAGGTGCGGGCGCACGGCGGGCCGCGCTCGAAGGTGCCGGGCCAGCGCCTGAACACCATCGCGAACGCCGGGAAGCTCGACGTGCCGTTCACGACCGGCATCCTCGTGGGAATCGGGGAGACGTGGCGCGACCGGGCGGAGAGCCTGCTCGCGATCCGCGACCTCCACGAGCGCTACGGCCACGTCCAGGAGGTCATCGTCCAGCCGGTCTCGGACAACGAGCGCTGGCACGAGGGGTCGCCCTCGCTGGCGACGATGCGCCGCGCCGTCGCGATGGCGCGCGACGTCCTCCCCGATTCGGTGTCGGTGCAGGTGCCGCCGAACCTCTTCGACGCCCGCGAGGTGGTGGACTGCGGCGTCGACGACCTCGGCGGCGTCTCGCCGGTGACGGACGACCACGTGAACCCGGACTACGCGTGGCCGGCGCTGCGCGAACTCGAAGCGGTCGCCGAGCACGCGGGCGTCCCGCTCGCGGAGCGCCTCCCGACCTACGAGCGGTTCCTCGAGTCGGAGCGCTGGACGTCCGAGCGGATCCGATCGGCGCTCGAAGCGACGGACGAGGCGGGCGAGCGCTATCGGGCGGTTCGGGCGGGGGCGACCGGCGCGGCCGACTGA
- a CDS encoding ferredoxin--nitrite reductase, translated as MNTTEQWKQEKHPLDVVEDLREYAEEELGFDDIEERAGDGEWERLKWAGAYTQKQDGYFMVRTKVPGGHLTPEQAEVIGEVAEEYAVQPDEEYEEVNDEFWGDAYLDITTRQDIQMHWIRVEDVPEIWDKYDEVGLTTIQGCGDSARNVLGCPAAGLDDHECFDAQPVIDAVSDYFTNNREYANLPRKFKMTITGCKHDCAQSQINDVGLVPAKKQTDEGAVYGFHARVGGGLSDGPRMASELDVFVRPEHAVEFCRAIAQTFKELGDRHNRGVCRMRYLVQQMGPENFEQAVRDRCDVDLPNAGIDLTEGYTGDHVGVHDQKEDGLKYVGFNVISGRVGGDEFVEAARAAKEYGTEESTVRLATDQNFLITHVPEENVEDLVNEAFAEDYQPDPGPFSRGAVACTGTEYCKYAIIETKARTKQWARQLDEQIETPDDLDVVRMHMSGCSASCAQPQIADVGFRGETVKVETADNSDDDIVEGMDFGLGGSLGPDNAFLDWVETAVPAGSVTGALEELFAVYTEERTEDERFYEWTRRVDNDRLRTVMQRADGPVSKGVAHGD; from the coding sequence CTGAACACGACCGAGCAGTGGAAACAGGAGAAACACCCCCTCGACGTCGTCGAGGACCTCCGCGAGTACGCAGAGGAGGAACTCGGTTTCGACGACATCGAGGAGCGGGCGGGCGACGGCGAGTGGGAGCGCCTCAAGTGGGCGGGGGCGTACACGCAGAAGCAGGACGGCTACTTCATGGTGCGGACGAAGGTCCCCGGCGGGCACCTCACCCCCGAGCAGGCCGAGGTCATCGGCGAAGTCGCCGAGGAGTACGCCGTCCAGCCCGACGAGGAGTACGAGGAGGTCAACGACGAGTTCTGGGGCGACGCCTACCTCGACATCACGACGCGCCAGGACATCCAGATGCACTGGATCCGAGTCGAGGACGTCCCCGAGATCTGGGACAAGTACGACGAGGTCGGGCTCACCACGATTCAGGGGTGTGGTGACTCCGCCCGGAACGTGCTCGGCTGTCCGGCCGCCGGCCTCGACGACCACGAGTGCTTCGACGCTCAGCCCGTCATCGACGCCGTCTCCGACTACTTCACGAACAACCGCGAGTACGCCAACCTCCCGCGGAAGTTCAAGATGACCATCACGGGCTGCAAGCACGACTGCGCGCAGTCCCAGATCAACGACGTCGGCCTCGTCCCCGCGAAGAAGCAGACCGACGAGGGCGCCGTCTACGGCTTCCACGCTCGCGTCGGCGGCGGCCTCTCCGACGGTCCGCGAATGGCCTCCGAGCTCGACGTCTTCGTCCGCCCCGAGCACGCCGTCGAGTTCTGCCGCGCCATCGCGCAGACGTTCAAGGAGCTCGGCGACCGCCACAACCGCGGCGTCTGCCGGATGCGCTACCTCGTCCAGCAGATGGGGCCCGAGAACTTCGAGCAGGCGGTCCGCGACCGCTGTGACGTCGACCTCCCGAACGCCGGCATCGACCTCACCGAGGGGTACACCGGCGACCACGTCGGCGTGCACGACCAGAAGGAGGACGGCCTGAAGTACGTCGGCTTCAACGTCATCTCCGGGCGCGTCGGCGGCGACGAGTTCGTCGAGGCCGCCCGCGCCGCGAAGGAGTACGGCACCGAGGAGTCGACCGTCCGCCTCGCGACCGACCAGAACTTCCTCATCACGCACGTCCCCGAGGAGAACGTCGAGGACCTCGTGAACGAGGCGTTCGCCGAGGACTACCAGCCCGACCCCGGCCCGTTCTCCCGCGGTGCGGTCGCCTGTACGGGCACGGAGTACTGCAAGTACGCCATCATCGAGACGAAGGCGCGCACCAAGCAGTGGGCGCGCCAGCTCGACGAGCAGATCGAGACGCCCGACGACCTCGACGTCGTCCGCATGCACATGTCCGGGTGTTCGGCGTCCTGCGCACAGCCCCAGATCGCGGACGTCGGCTTCCGCGGCGAGACCGTGAAGGTCGAGACCGCCGACAACAGCGACGACGACATCGTCGAGGGGATGGACTTCGGCCTCGGCGGGAGCCTCGGCCCCGACAACGCCTTCCTCGACTGGGTGGAGACCGCCGTCCCCGCCGGGAGCGTCACCGGCGCCCTCGAGGAGCTGTTCGCCGTCTACACCGAGGAGCGCACGGAGGACGAGCGCTTCTACGAGTGGACGCGCCGCGTCGACAACGACCGCCTGCGCACCGTGATGCAGCGTGCCGACGGCCCCGTCTCCAAGGGGGTGGCGCACGGTGACTGA